In one Cervus elaphus chromosome 9, mCerEla1.1, whole genome shotgun sequence genomic region, the following are encoded:
- the LOC122700006 gene encoding olfactory receptor 2L13 has protein sequence MEKWNQTSNDFILLGLFLPNQTGRLLLLLIILIFFLASLGNSAMIYLIRLDPRLHTPMYFLLSQLSLMDLMYLSTTVPKMVFNFLSGQKGISYLGCGVQSFFFLTMACSEGLLLASMAYDRYVAICHPLHYCIRMSKRMCMKMIMGSWILGSINSLAHTVYALHIPYCQSRAIDHFFCDVPAMLPLACMDTWVYEYMVFVSTSLFLLLPFLGITASYGRVLFAVYHMRSKDGRKKAFTTCSTHLTVVTFYYAPFVYTYLRPRNLRSPAEDKVLAVFYTILTPMLNPIIYSLRNKEVLGAMTRVFGIFSSTK, from the coding sequence ATGGAGAAATGGAATCAAACTTCCAATGATTTCATTTTGTTGGGGTTGTTCCTCCCAAATCAAACTGGTCGGCTTCTCCTACTTCTTATCATCCTCATATTCTTTCTAGCTTCGTTGGGTAACTCAGCCATGATTTACCTCATACGTTTGGATCCCCGGCTCCACACACCTATGTACTTTCTCCTCAGCCAGCTCTCCCTCATGGATCTAATGTACCTCTCCACTACGGTCCCCAAGATGGTGTTCAACTTTCTCTCTGGCCAGAAAGGCATCTCCTACCTGGGATGTGGAGTGcaatctttcttcttcctgaccATGGCATGTTCTGAAGGCTTACTTCTGGCCTCAATGGCCTACGATCGTTATGTAGCTATCTGCCACCCCCTGCACTATTGTATCCGCATGAGCAAAAGGATGTGTATGAAGATGATTATGGGATCTTGGATCTTGGGGTCTATCAACTCCCTGGCACACACAGTCTATGCCCTCCATATTCCTTACTGCCAGTCCAGGGCTATTGATCACTTCTTCTGTGATGTCCCAGCTATGTTGCCTCTGGCCTGTATGGACACCTGGGTCTATGAGTACATGGTTTTTGTGAGCACaagcctctttctcctccttcctttcctagGCATCACTGCTTCCTATGGCCGAGTTCTTTTTGCTGTCTACCATATGCGTTcaaaagatggaaggaagaaggCCTTTACCACCTGTTCAACACATTTAACTGTAGTGACATTTTACTATGCACCTTTTGTCTACACTTATCTTCGGCCCAGGAATCTCCGCTCACCAGCAGAAGATAAAGTTTTGGCAGTCTTTTACACCATCCTCACCCCAATGCTCAATCCCATTATCTACAGTCTGAGGAATAAGGAAGTCCTGGGGGCCATGACAAGAGTTTTTGGGATATTCTCTTCTACAAAGTAA